The following are encoded in a window of Chryseobacterium sp. genomic DNA:
- a CDS encoding GLPGLI family protein codes for MKKYIILLILLGLAELTEAQGILIEYSYITFGNNKGAKAFTFSNDQENTFMIGDGKKGEYGYKDVLANPDLLNPYYLYSYDKTNDTFYQALPYFFTTVPEFESKFAADKVGALNWVISGDKKTILGYECTQATAEFRGRKWEVWFTTALNAEAFPWKLHGLPGVILEARDSEKLFLFIADRISVNSEYDNVPGVKKFFSKNRTDAVDYKTVIEHQNRGLMELQSQQLSKYPSGTQFQGIPHFRSGEFERHHEWNDTKKK; via the coding sequence ATGAAAAAGTACATCATATTGCTAATCCTCCTGGGTCTTGCTGAATTAACTGAGGCCCAGGGGATTTTAATTGAATATTCATATATTACTTTCGGAAACAATAAGGGAGCTAAAGCTTTCACTTTTTCCAATGACCAAGAGAATACCTTCATGATTGGCGACGGTAAAAAAGGTGAGTATGGATATAAGGACGTGCTGGCAAACCCTGATTTACTAAATCCCTATTACCTATATAGCTACGATAAAACCAATGATACCTTTTATCAGGCTTTACCTTACTTTTTTACCACCGTTCCGGAGTTTGAAAGTAAATTTGCCGCAGATAAGGTTGGTGCTTTAAACTGGGTAATATCAGGTGATAAAAAAACCATTCTGGGTTATGAATGTACCCAAGCAACTGCGGAATTTCGGGGCCGCAAGTGGGAGGTGTGGTTTACAACGGCACTGAATGCTGAGGCATTTCCGTGGAAATTGCATGGTCTTCCGGGCGTAATCCTGGAAGCGCGGGACTCAGAGAAATTATTTTTATTTATTGCCGATAGAATCTCTGTGAATTCCGAATATGATAATGTGCCGGGAGTTAAAAAGTTTTTCTCAAAAAACAGGACCGATGCCGTAGACTATAAAACAGTAATCGAACATCAGAACAGAGGATTAATGGAGCTGCAGTCACAGCAGCTGTCCAAATATCCCTCCGGAACGCAGTTTCAGGGGATACCACACTTTCGAAGCGGTGAGTTTGAAAGGCATCATGAATGGAACGACACTAAAAAGAAATGA